The sequence TGGGGAAACAATTGATCTAAGAACATCTATCGAAACGACCACTATAATTATTCCACTACTAAAGTTAGTGGCGGCCTCTGAGGCACGAGTAGTTAAGAGCAGCGACATTAAAGCGACTATAGTTGCTATATCGATTTTATTAGACAGCATGAACCTCCCCGTGGGATATATTTGTTATGTGGACACCTTTCAGGGTGCCCTAGAACCCTACACATTGAATCAATAATCTTGTCAGAAATATATAGTTCAATTCTACGCGCGCAGTCACAGGCATCATCTAAGCTGACTGAGAGAAATCTATGTGCGTATGTCTCAAATACTCTATGATTCCTTATAATTCTGTTGATCTCTCTAAGCCCTAACTCTGAGAGACTAACCCCTCTCCAAGGCTCCCTTACAATCATGCCCTTCTCATAAAGCTTCTTAAGGGTCTCACTCGCGGTGGCGCATGAAACCCCTAAGGCGTTTGCCACGTCTAGGCTTCCAACGACGCTTTTTTCAGAGAGCAAACTAAATATAACTTTAA comes from Candidatus Bathyarchaeia archaeon and encodes:
- a CDS encoding metal-dependent transcriptional regulator; amino-acid sequence: MSRRLTERETEYLKVIFSLLSEKSVVGSLDVANALGVSCATASETLKKLYEKGMIVREPWRGVSLSELGLREINRIIRNHRVFETYAHRFLSVSLDDACDCARRIELYISDKIIDSMCRVLGHPERCPHNKYIPRGGSCCLIKSI